Genomic window (Chthonomonas sp.):
AGTTCGAGAGCGGGGAAACCGTTGTCGCGCGCCAGGTCAATTGCCTCGCGAGCCGGGAGCGTGCCTTCCAGACCGCCCGGGAACGACCAATAGTTGATCGCCTTGATCACTGCGCGGCCTCCTTCACCTGGCGGATTTCGTCGAGCGTGACTTCCAGCGAACGCAGCGCCGAAGTCGGCGTGCATCGGTCCATCGGGCGGCCCGTGGTCAGGCAGTCGTAAAAGTATTTCAACTCGTGGTAGTAGCCGCCGAGGTCGTTGAGGTTGCCGCCGATATCGCCAGCGCTCATGCTCGCGAACACGGGCACAAAGTTGGTCCCGTCGGCTTGGAACACCGTGAGCGGACCGCCATCGAAAATCGCCGCGCCGCGCTCAAAAATCGCTCGGAAGGCGTGCTTGAACGGCGTCTTGGGGGGCAGGTTCCAGCCGCCCTCGGCGTGCACCACGGTCTTGCCGAACCGCATGGTGGTGAAAATTTGGCTCGGGCCGCGATCGTCAATTGTGCCGCGCGAGAACACCTCGTCGGGTTGCCCCAGCAGATGCAGCGCAAAGTCGGTGTCGTGGATGTGCATGTCCAGCGCGGCGCCACCACTCCGGGCTTCGTCGCCGATCCAGCCGTCAATGCTCCAACTCGGGAACTCGCC
Coding sequences:
- a CDS encoding Gfo/Idh/MocA family oxidoreductase, whose translation is MLRVALVGCGFMGRMHSSVYSSLPDVQVVATHASRMEGAEKLAADHGATVVHDLKEILESNDVDVVDICLPTDVHAETAIAALDHGKHVFCEKPMARDSFQATAMIAAAERNNRQLMIGHCIRFWNEYAELERLKKSGELGELLSLNLIRYGEFPSWSIDGWIGDEARSGGAALDMHIHDTDFALHLLGQPDEVFSRGTIDDRGPSQIFTTMRFGKTVVHAEGGWNLPPKTPFKHAFRAIFERGAAIFDGGPLTVFQADGTNFVPVFASMSAGDIGGNLNDLGGYYHELKYFYDCLTTGRPMDRCTPTSALRSLEVTLDEIRQVKEAAQ